A genome region from Heliangelus exortis chromosome 12, bHelExo1.hap1, whole genome shotgun sequence includes the following:
- the THUMPD3 gene encoding tRNA (guanine(6)-N(2))-methyltransferase THUMP3 isoform X2: MAEGDGGAGSPPVPAEEGPELTAVVGATVPTGFELTAAEEVQEKLGSASRISRDRGKIYFEVPARSLPQVHRLRSVDNLFVVVQEFKDYQFKENKEDALKDLEDLVKKLPWTDPLKVWELNNSLKKKKTKRKKHNLQSTASKEKLNDDGEDEGADQKDSGEQEDSAQNTAGVEPAGGQDREKTQGNEEDDHEQSDAKDELQAGCGSEAKAGDSKTGEGEAKVLRFRVTCNRAGDKHSFTSNEAARDFGGAVQEHFQWKADMTNFDVEVLLNIHNNEVVVGIALTEESLHRRNITHFGPTTLRSTLAYGMLRLCDPQPTDIIIDPMCGTGAIPIEGATEWPGCYHIAGDNNPQAVKRAANNICSLLKKNENKESTPLGIPLDIIQWDICNLPLRTGSVDIIVTDMPFGKRIGSKKKNWDLYPACLMEMGRICTPGTGRAVLLTQDKKCFAKALSRLGHIWRRGQTVWVNVGGLHAAVYLLKRTWERAEEKRPFW; the protein is encoded by the exons ATGGCGGAAGGGGACGGCGGGGCGGGATCCCCTCCGGTCCCGGCTGAGGAGGGCCCGGAGCTGACGGCCGTTGTCGGCGCCACGGTGCCCACCGGGTTCGAGCTGACGGCGGCCGAGGAGGTGCAGGAGAAGCTGGGCTCGGCCTCCAGGATCAGCAGGGACCGCGGGAAGATCTACTTCGAGGTCCCGGCCCGGAGCCTGCCGCAG GTCCATCGCCTAAGGTCAGTGGATAATTTATTTGTTGTAGTTCAGGAGTTCAAAGACTATCAGTTTAAAGAGAACAAG gaAGATGCTCTAAAGGATTTGGAAGATTTGGTTAAAAAGCTGCCTTGGACTGATCCATTGAAAGTTTGGGAGCTGAACAAcagcttaaaaaagaaaaagacaaaacgCAAAAAACATaatctgcagagcacagcaagcAAAGAGAAGCTGAATGACGATGGAGAAGATGAAGGAGCAGATCAGAAAGACAGCGGTGAACAGGAGGACTCTGCCCAAAACACTGCAGGTGTAGAGCCTGCTGGTGGCCAGGACAGAGAGAAGACACAAGGGAACGAGGAGGATGATCATGAGCAGTCAGATGCTAAAGATGAGTTGCAGGCAGGCTGTGGGAGTGAGGCCAAGGCTGGAGACAGTAAGACGGGCGAGGGGGAGGCAAAGGTGCTGAGGTTCCGTGTTACCTGCAATCGAGCAGGAGACAAGCACAGCTTCACATCCAATGAGGCAGCCAGAGACTTCGGAGGAGCTGTGCAGGAGCACTTCCAGTGGAAAGCTGACATGACTAACTTTGATGTAGAG GTTCTTCTGAATATTCACAATAACGAAGTGGTTGTGGGCATTGCATTAACTGAAGAGAGCCTTCACAGAAGAAATATCACACATTTTGGTCCTACAACTCTTCGTTCAACTCTTGCTTATGGCATGCTTAG actCTGTGACCCACAGCCAACAGATATCATCATTGATCCCATGTGTGGTACAGGTGCAATACCAATAGAG GGAGCTACAGAATGGCCTGGCTGCTACCACATTGCTGGTGATAACAACCCACAAGCTGTAAAGAGAGCAGCAAACAACATCTGCtctttactgaagaaaaatgagaataagGAGAG TACTCCTCTGGGCATACCCCTGGACATCATTCAGTGGGATATTTGCAATCTCCCTCTGCGGACTGGTTCTGTGGACATTATTGTGACAGACATGCCATTTGGAAAGAG gatAGGGTCAAAGAAGAAGAACTGGGATCTCTACCCAGCCTGCCTTATGGAGATGGGCCGGATCTGCACaccagggacaggcagggctgtgctgcttaCACAGGACAAGAAATGCTTTGCTAAG GCCTTGTCACGACTGGGACACATCTGGCGCAGGGGTCAGACGGTGTGGGTGAACGTGGGGGGACTCCATGCTGCAGTCTACCTCCTGAAACGTACGtgggaaagagcagaggagaagagaCCATTCTGGTAG
- the THUMPD3 gene encoding tRNA (guanine(6)-N(2))-methyltransferase THUMP3 isoform X1 codes for MAEGDGGAGSPPVPAEEGPELTAVVGATVPTGFELTAAEEVQEKLGSASRISRDRGKIYFEVPARSLPQVHRLRSVDNLFVVVQEFKDYQFKENKEDALKDLEDLVKKLPWTDPLKVWELNNSLKKKKTKRKKHNLQSTASKEKLNDDGEDEGADQKDSGEQEDSAQNTAGVEPAGGQDREKTQGNEEDDHEQSDAKDELQAGCGSEAKAGDSKTGEGEAKVLRFRVTCNRAGDKHSFTSNEAARDFGGAVQEHFQWKADMTNFDVEVLLNIHNNEVVVGIALTEESLHRRNITHFGPTTLRSTLAYGMLRLCDPQPTDIIIDPMCGTGAIPIEGATEWPGCYHIAGDNNPQAVKRAANNICSLLKKNENKESSTPLGIPLDIIQWDICNLPLRTGSVDIIVTDMPFGKRIGSKKKNWDLYPACLMEMGRICTPGTGRAVLLTQDKKCFAKALSRLGHIWRRGQTVWVNVGGLHAAVYLLKRTWERAEEKRPFW; via the exons ATGGCGGAAGGGGACGGCGGGGCGGGATCCCCTCCGGTCCCGGCTGAGGAGGGCCCGGAGCTGACGGCCGTTGTCGGCGCCACGGTGCCCACCGGGTTCGAGCTGACGGCGGCCGAGGAGGTGCAGGAGAAGCTGGGCTCGGCCTCCAGGATCAGCAGGGACCGCGGGAAGATCTACTTCGAGGTCCCGGCCCGGAGCCTGCCGCAG GTCCATCGCCTAAGGTCAGTGGATAATTTATTTGTTGTAGTTCAGGAGTTCAAAGACTATCAGTTTAAAGAGAACAAG gaAGATGCTCTAAAGGATTTGGAAGATTTGGTTAAAAAGCTGCCTTGGACTGATCCATTGAAAGTTTGGGAGCTGAACAAcagcttaaaaaagaaaaagacaaaacgCAAAAAACATaatctgcagagcacagcaagcAAAGAGAAGCTGAATGACGATGGAGAAGATGAAGGAGCAGATCAGAAAGACAGCGGTGAACAGGAGGACTCTGCCCAAAACACTGCAGGTGTAGAGCCTGCTGGTGGCCAGGACAGAGAGAAGACACAAGGGAACGAGGAGGATGATCATGAGCAGTCAGATGCTAAAGATGAGTTGCAGGCAGGCTGTGGGAGTGAGGCCAAGGCTGGAGACAGTAAGACGGGCGAGGGGGAGGCAAAGGTGCTGAGGTTCCGTGTTACCTGCAATCGAGCAGGAGACAAGCACAGCTTCACATCCAATGAGGCAGCCAGAGACTTCGGAGGAGCTGTGCAGGAGCACTTCCAGTGGAAAGCTGACATGACTAACTTTGATGTAGAG GTTCTTCTGAATATTCACAATAACGAAGTGGTTGTGGGCATTGCATTAACTGAAGAGAGCCTTCACAGAAGAAATATCACACATTTTGGTCCTACAACTCTTCGTTCAACTCTTGCTTATGGCATGCTTAG actCTGTGACCCACAGCCAACAGATATCATCATTGATCCCATGTGTGGTACAGGTGCAATACCAATAGAG GGAGCTACAGAATGGCCTGGCTGCTACCACATTGCTGGTGATAACAACCCACAAGCTGTAAAGAGAGCAGCAAACAACATCTGCtctttactgaagaaaaatgagaataagGAGAG CAGTACTCCTCTGGGCATACCCCTGGACATCATTCAGTGGGATATTTGCAATCTCCCTCTGCGGACTGGTTCTGTGGACATTATTGTGACAGACATGCCATTTGGAAAGAG gatAGGGTCAAAGAAGAAGAACTGGGATCTCTACCCAGCCTGCCTTATGGAGATGGGCCGGATCTGCACaccagggacaggcagggctgtgctgcttaCACAGGACAAGAAATGCTTTGCTAAG GCCTTGTCACGACTGGGACACATCTGGCGCAGGGGTCAGACGGTGTGGGTGAACGTGGGGGGACTCCATGCTGCAGTCTACCTCCTGAAACGTACGtgggaaagagcagaggagaagagaCCATTCTGGTAG